In Bacillus sp. 2205SS5-2, the genomic stretch AAGAGCCTTCATAAAACTACAAACTTATCAGAAACGAGCTTATTCTAATAAGCTCGTTTTCTACTGTTGACTAAAGGTATTTACCATTTGACGGGGAACGGATATCTATACAAAAAATGAAAATTGAGTGGAGTTTTTAAAAAGTTGTAAAATAGTGGATGGAATTCTGTATACTTGTAGTGAATACATAGGGAAAAAAGGAGTGGATAAGGTGAAAAATGTATTTGAACATTGGTACACGCACGGACAAGGCTAAGAACTTTATCAAAGGCTCATTTCGTATAACTTGTGGCTATTTCATCATATTTTTGATTAAATCTTTCCTGGGCTTGGGAGCTTCAATTCGACTTTGTGCACGAAGTCGTCTACGTCATAAATCATGAAAATCTGTATCGCCAAGAAGAAAATATTTTTTGAATTAGTGAATCTTTCTGTCTTCCTGTTCGTAAATAAAGTATCAAAATAAAGAGAATGAGAGAGGAGAATTACCTTGTTTGAATTATTTAAACGTGTCAAAACCGTTGTTAGTGCGGAGCTCCATTCAATAATTGATAAAGCAGAAGATCCAGTCGTGATGATTGAGCAATATCTGCGCGAAATGAATCAGGAAATTGTCGAGGCAGAAAAAGCTACAGCAAAAATGATGGCAGAAGAAAAATTATTGAGTCGGAAAATTGAAGAAGCTAAATTATTAACAGAAAAAAGAGAAAGTCAAGCAATTGAAGCCTTAAAAAGTAACCGTGAAGACTTAGCAAAGCGTGCACTTCAAGACAAAAAGCATGTGTTAGAAGAATTAGACCAGTTAATCTCTATTCATCAGAAAACAGCTCAACTCGTCGTCGATTTAAAAGATAAATTAAAAGTAATGAAAGCGGAATGGCGTGAACTGGAAC encodes the following:
- a CDS encoding PspA/IM30 family protein, coding for MFELFKRVKTVVSAELHSIIDKAEDPVVMIEQYLREMNQEIVEAEKATAKMMAEEKLLSRKIEEAKLLTEKRESQAIEALKSNREDLAKRALQDKKHVLEELDQLISIHQKTAQLVVDLKDKLKVMKAEWRELELKRDSLKSRAQAAKSKTSINRSLSTSNTMSARKGFQRMEEKVLQSEALADTTEELQTMNKSLEQELKDLGGESEIDIELQRLKDQLNQ